DNA sequence from the Thunnus albacares chromosome 22, fThuAlb1.1, whole genome shotgun sequence genome:
CATTAGAATTTTCAGAGAACATTATTGTCAGTGTAAAGGGTTCAGTTTTGAACATCCAAGCTTTGGTCTATCCGTCGGCATCTGAGAGCATCCAGCCAGGAGGCTCTGTGACTCTgaactgtacagtacacactggGACCTGTGATGATGGagaacacagtgtttactggttcaaAAACTCTGAAGAATCTCAACCAGGagtcatttacacacatggaggcaggaatgatcagtgtgagaggaacaacaacacacaaacacacacctgtgtctaCAACTTGACAATGAAGAGTCTGGATCTTTCTCATGCTGGGACCTACTACTGTGCTGTCGCCTCATGTGGACGGATAGTGTTTGGAAACGGGACCAAGCTGGACATTGGCTGTAAGTAACTTTCTAGCAGACATTGTTTCATCTGATCAATACATGATTACTCCCTAATCAAACTTAACATCAAAAAGGAGATAAATCTGAGAGCTGTGTAATatctctttatgtctctctgCAAATGAAGTAGACTCTCCTGTCTTGGTGTATTTCTTGAGTGGAGCTTTGGCGTTCACCACCATCCTCAGTGTTTTACTGGCTTTCTCAGTGTACAAGATGAAGAGAAACAGCTTCCAATCTGCAGGTAACTGTTTATATCTGACAGCTTGTATTCACTGAACATGACTTTgaataaaattactttttctgttttcacaacCAGAGTCTCAAGCAACATTTTCAGCTTCCTCCACAACAAATGGCGAGGTAAAACTTATTTAACTGttgaattaatatttaaacacatttttacataacCATTATTGTTGGAGAGTTTTTTGGAcattgtgttgatgtttgtcaGGATCCATATTGTTATCAACTTGTACATATTTTGTTACCAGGGTTACCAACACACAGACAACCTGCATTATGCTGCTTTAAGTGTGAACCTGCCCAACAGATCAAGAAGAGCGAGGAACAACACCaagaatgaatgtgtgtactcCAGTGTAAAGCAGTAGAATTACATGTTACAATTccagttttaaagttttttatttttttatttttatacaaaaatgtaGATTTAGAAGTTGATCTTgagataaatattttttgtccttGTGGTTTTAAGCAGAATTTCTTATAATAAGAAGAacatttgtatttaaaatactGAGACAGTTTTTAATACGTTTGAATAAATTCCATTTTGATGAAACTAGTAAATGTATTGTATAAGCACAGATGAATTGATGACTCATGGCCTTTgtttttatacatacattttatatcattagtgatcacataaataatataagTTGATTATGGATCACTTTGACCTTGAGATaatatgtgtgggtgtgagttCAGTCCCTGGTAGCATTAACTGCAGCTTCATCATACAAGCGTGGCTGGTGGCATCATGTGAATCAGAGAAATCATGTAACTGACATCACTCACTCTAGTTAGTGGGTGACTCTCGTGTTCTGGCACAAAAGTAAAATGGCACAGGAAGGTTTTTATACCATCCTTCAGTACTTGAATCCACATATGTCCAAGTCAGGTATAATATATGAAGTCTGGAAATATAACAATGTAACAGGCTGGAGGATGATCCCACTTTCACTCAGTGACTTCATTTGAAAACTGGATCTAGTAGATTTGTTACTAACTCAGTTGCTATTACACGACCAGTTATCGTTGTGTCTTCCCACTGTGTACTGTGTTCTACTGCACATCCAACATGCAGCCACTGTTTCAACATTTACTactgaaaatacagagaaatacttagtgtttgattgttttgacaaaacaagCTTGTATACAGACTTTGTTCCAGTGTGCAGATTTGGATACAAATATGAGACTGACTGATCTATGAGGTGATTGGTTACTTAAAGGAAATTTGTGGTATATTTCCCTGATGAATTTTCCATAAATGTGGTCATTGTGACTCAATGAgtcatgctaactttgcactCGCCAGCGTCAGTATAGAGATTCATGGACACGAAGactcacacaacacaaaatatatcGGGGTATGTACTGGTGCTTTATGAGTGTAACTCCAACCCATCACACATTACTGCATCGACTGTATACTGAGCTGCATCTGAGTGCACAGCAGCAATGTGACTGAACACATCCAGTTACACACTGATGGaggactgcagctgctgctttgtgCTGCTTTCACTATGCAGCCCATGTAGAGCAGGTTTAAGAGGGGAAAAGCTTTCATGAAATACAGTGGTTatacattttggcacttttttgacaatgaacatatgtagaaaagaaaagtaatttgtggtttttagcAGGATGTAAGAGTGTTTCCACTCTCACAAGGATATCTCTTGAGCCAAATCcacttaaaggaaaattccgcttcatttcaacctgatgtatttcctgTAAATGTGGTTATTGTGGTTCTGTGTGTCGTGCTAATtttgctctctccagctctgttaTAGAAATTCAGGGAATTCACAAAGAGGTCTGTCATTGGGACAAACTGCTGAGACTCCTTCAACTTCCCAAATAAACATGAATCACTTCAAAAGTATATTTCTCGGTCTGAAcgaaagtaaagaaagaaactaGCTGTCTGTAGTAGCCATAATGGCTAAATGCatagagagcagagacagagtgCATCTCGTCATACTCTGAAAACCCCGCCCACCGGTGGGGAAAACAGTCGGCGCCATAATATGCAACCAAGGGCTGAAATGCTAACAAAATGCCTCTAGCTAGTGAACAACATTAGATTTCAGTATgtcaaatgattattttagcGCCCTATGTCTACCAGAGTGTAAAAGGTAGTTTATAGTAAATGCTGAAACCTGTTACATTGTATATGCTAAGATGCAATACATGAATGCAAGGGCTGACATCATGTCTATATAACTGTATAGCAAACTCCACTAAGTAACAGGTAAgcatgacacttttcacagGCTGCTGATATGTTGACTAGAGTTTATAAACATAAtcaatacacacagacatgcaatcaTTTCCTATTCAGGCTCTTTTTACAGTTAATATTTCAGCTGAATGCAGGTTAGCtattctgtgatttaaatgtCTATTACTAACATACCTTTCAATTAgcagctgttctgtttttactttcatatGTGTTCTCTGTGACTAGCAGCATGtccaggtatatgtgtcatttttacgGAGGTTTTTGAGCAGCAGGCTGTCTGTGCAGCTCAGGTCAGGTCTGTCTCTTACAACCCTGTATCCACTTCTGTCTCCTTAAAGATTCAGTTTTTTGGTTCAGCAACTTATAAAAACTTAGTTCTGGGTTCGTAACCCTGTTGGTAGTGCATCccaccacacagcagcttttatgCATTTCCTGTTGTTTGCTAGCAGACAGAAATGACAAGGAGGAAGCTCCACGCAACACAAAGTCAATGGAGAGTGATGAATTGTTTTCCCCTCCAGAGTGGAAAGGACTTAATCGGCTCTGTCTCTACAGTGCTGGCgaaaaatataaagatgaatCCTATGTGCCGACTCTTTTCCGGGTTCTATATGTACTGGACCTGCTGGTATTTACTGTATTCAGGAAGTACTAGTAGTCATGTAAACACTAACAAAAGCCCTCACCTTCTCCAGcctgttctgtttattttatgttacaAAACTAACTGCCAGCGATCAAAATGGAAatattgaaatgttaaataGTGCTAAAACTCAAACTATTGTGCGAAACTGTTTAGTTGTGAGGCAGTGCAGGTGACTGGTGACAGACTGACAGGTTTTCCCCTCCTACTTACTGTAGCTGTATTACTAGTATTAAAAACCTGTATACTAGACTCTACTCAACTGCTGATACTGATTTAACTGATACCATTCAGACTTGCTGCCTTCAACACATCCTGTACATGCTGATGCGCTGTCTGTTCATGTAGAGTCAGACACAgtttgttagcctgttagcttgttagcctgtgCATAATTTCCTACTTGCAGGCTTTGGAGATCCTTTCTACTGCAGTTTGGTTGATAAGATACTTTGACTGCTTTAGTGCCTGTTCataattgttttacattttgattgaaatgtcttcattttctctaggtcatttcttattttctcatacgagtcagtatttttctttatttactgtaaaaatcataCACATGTAGCACAATTatcattgtaaataaataaaaaaacaaactgatgcaATAAAATATCAGCTGTATTTAGTTTACAGCCCAATATTTTGAGAGGATAATGAagcataaatgtatttactaccacttgatacacacacatctggttAGAGTGTCCTGGTTAATGGCCTGAGAGGTCACTATAATGCATAATAGGTCACTAGTACACCCACTACTAGAAGACTTGGAATACTTGATACATTTAGGAGTCCATCATCGAAGATACTGAGACAACTCAAACATTGGAACTTCCCAGTACTAATAGGGAACTACATCCGGGACCACTTGcatgttggtttgtttatgtCGGAGGCTGTGGATAGTTCAATGtctgtttgaaaatgtaaataaatgctgTAAATCCATTTGTTGTAGTTACACAGCTGGGATTACTCTCATCCATGGACACTTCTAGATCTTCTGAGTCTGACAGCAACAGGTCCCACTCTGCAGAAAAAGTTTTCCTCTCCACTCTTCAGGAGAACAGTGACTTcaggaacagcagcagtttctctgagGTAACCGTTACTGTACGTTGTCTTTCCTGACGGCCCTGTTGCCTTTCTGCCTCCATTCCTCATATTTCCTGTTTCaattgttttatctcctctctggGGCGGCTGTGAATCAGGAGGTAGAGTGAGTCATCCAGTAATTAGAAGGTCGGTGGGTCGAtgcccggctcctccagtccgcatgtcaaagtgttcttgggcaagatactgaaccccaaattactCCCAATGGCTGCCATTgttatatgaatgtgtgtgtgaatgggttaGTATTAGAAGCATTGTAGAGAGCTCTAGATATAAAAGTACTATAtcactcctgatgagcaggttggtgTGTATTGTAGAGCACTCTGAGTGTTCAGTAGACTTGAAAAGCATTTTATAAGTGCACTCATTTACCACCTGTGTACTCTGtctcaaataaatacagttggCCAGTCAAAGTGAAATGATTCACAGTTGTCCTCATAATAGT
Encoded proteins:
- the LOC122973261 gene encoding immunoglobulin kappa light chain-like codes for the protein MTSPVFALYLTCLFLGKTAQTTALNFSSSVRQDSSFISANVGDSISLKCSYEGDVVTRLYWYKQTLGQGPRIISTFYTFDRNGTFYNEFKNNPRFTLDTENSKNYLKITDLHISDSATYYCVSSYLYTLEFSENIIVSVKGSVLNIQALVYPSASESIQPGGSVTLNCTVHTGTCDDGEHSVYWFKNSEESQPGVIYTHGGRNDQCERNNNTQTHTCVYNLTMKSLDLSHAGTYYCAVASCGRIVFGNGTKLDIGYSPVLVYFLSGALAFTTILSVLLAFSVYKMKRNSFQSAESQATFSASSTTNGEGYQHTDNLHYAALSVNLPNRSRRARNNTKNECVYSSVKQ